The DNA region GCGCACCGCGACCTGCGCCCCACCCTGGACGCCCTGGAAACCGAGGACGAGCAGCGCGTGCAGGGCCTGCGCGACCAGGGCCAGGCCGACCGCGAGGAACGCGCGCAGCTGGTCGAGAACCTCGACTCGCGCACCGTGAAGGAATACGACCTGATCCGCAAGGCCAAGAAGGGCCTGGGCGTCGTGGAGATCAAGGGCGGCCGGTGCAGCGGCTGCAACGTCGTGCTGCCCGTGAACGTGCAGCAGAAGGCCGCGCTGGGCCAGCTGCCGCCCGTGAAGTGCCCCTCCTGCGGGCGTTTCCTGATCCGCCTCGACCTGGCCTGAGCCGGGGGCCTGTCCGCCGTGACCTCCCGGGGGGACGTGTCCCCCCGCTTCTTCCGCCCGCGAGGAGACACCTGAGCATGAAGGTCGCCGTGGCCGATGTCGGCACCAACTCCAGCCACCTGCTGCTCGCCGAGGCGGCCGGCAGCGGCTACCGCGTCCTGGACGCGCTGAAAGACCGCACCGCGCTCGGCGAGTGCCTGGACGAGGCCGGGAACCTCACCCCGGAAGGCGAGGACCGCCTGGCGGGCGCCCTGACCCGCTTCCGGGAACTGAGCGGCGCGGCCGGCATTCCCGAGGTGCGCGTGTACGCCACCAGCGCCCTGCGGGAAGCGCCGAACGGGCAGGCGGTCGCGCAGCGCATGCGGGAACGCACCGGGCTGTACCCGGCGATCATCAGTGGGGAACGCGAGGGGCACCTCACCTACCTGGGCGCGGCGCACAGCGTGGAGTTCGGGCCGGACACCCTGCTGCTCGACCTCGGCGGCGGCAGCCTGGAGTTCGCCCGCGGCGGCCCCGAAGCGCCCACGGACGTGCTGAGCCTGCCGGTGGGCGCCATCCGCATGACCCGCGCGTTCCTGCGCCACGACCCGCCCCCCGCCCGGGAGGTGCAGGCCCTGCAGGCGCACGTGCAGGACCTGTTGCGGCCCCACGTCTCGCGCTTCGCGGCGCAGCCCGGCACGCGCGTGGTGCTGTCCAGCGGCACCGCGGAGGCCGCCGCCGTCGCCCTGAACGCCGCCCACACCAAGGCAACCCTGGCCGGCCCGGACGGCAGCGTGAACGGCGTGAGCTTCACCGTCGCGGCCCTGGGCGGCCTGCTGGACCGCACGCGGGCCCTGCGGCCCGGCGCGCGCCTGAAGGTCCCCGGCTTCGAGAAACGCGCCGGGACGATCGTGGCGGGCCTCGCGGTGCTGCACGCCGCCCTGGACCTGCTGGGCGTCCGGGAGGTCACGGTCAGCGAGGGCGCGCTGCGCGAGGGCATGCTGATCGAGGAACTCGCCCAGCTCAGCGCCTTCACCGGCGGCCTGAGCCTGCGCCAGCGCAGCGTCCTGGCGACCGCCGAACGCTTCGGCGCGAACCTCGCGCACGCCGGGCACGTCGCGCAGCTCGCCCGCGACCTGCTGGCCGCGCTGGCCCGCACCGGGGAGAGCTTCCCGGACGAGGCGCGCCCGCTGCTCACGGCCGCCGCGGCCCTGCACGAGACCGGGCAGATCGTGTCGCAGAGCGCGCACCACAAGCACGCCGCGTACCTGATCCGGCACACCGACCTGCGCGGCTTCTCCCCGCGCGAACGGGAACTGATCGCGCAGGTCGCCCGCTACCACCGCCGCAGCCCCCCCAAGGCCTCCCACGCGGACTTCGCGGCCCTGCCAGCCGCCGATCAGGCCCTGGTGTCGCGCCTCGCGGCGGTCCTGCGCGTCGCCGACGGCCTGGACCGCGCGCACGCCGGTGGCACGCAGTTCCGCGAACTGCGCCGCGCCCGGGCGGAGGACGGCTGGACCCTGCACGTGACCGGCGCCACGCCGTTGGACCTCGCGGGCGCCCGCGAGAAGGCCGACCTGTGGACCCGTGAGTTCGGGCCGCTGACCTTCCGGAACCTCTGACCCGCCGCCCGCGCCGCTTATGCTGTCCCCCATGACCGCCGCCACCCCCGCCCCCACCGTGCCGCGCAACATCCTGAGCATCCAGTCCTGGGTGGCGTACGGACACGTGGGGAACGCCGCCGCCGTGTTCCCGCTGCAGCGCCTGGGCTTCGAGGTCTGGGCGGTGAACACCGTGCAGTTTTCCAACCACACCGGGTACGGCGCCTGGACCGGCAGCGTGTTCCCGCCGGAACTGGTGGCCGAGCTCTTGGACGGCATAGAGGCGCGCGGCGCCCTGCCCGGCTGTGACGCCGTGCTCAGCGGGTACATGGGCTCGGAAGGCACCGTGGCGGCCGTGGCGGACGCCGTGCGGCGCGTGCGGGCGGCGAACCCGGCCGCGCTGTACTGCTGCGACCCCGTGATGGGCGACGTGGGCCGCGGCGTGTTCGTGCGCCCGGAACTGCCGGACCTGATCGCCGCGCAGGCCCTCCCGGCGGCCGACATCGTCACGCCCAACCAGTTCGAACTTGAACTCCTGACCGGGCACGCCGTCCACACCCTGGACGACGCCCTGACCGCCGCGCACGTCCTGCGCGGGCGGCTGAATCCGGGCGGGCCGCGCGTCGTGGTGGTCACCAGCCTGATCCGCGAGGACGCCCCGGAAGGCGGCATCGAGACGCTGGCCGTCACCGGGGATGGCGCGTGGCTGTGCCGCACGCCGCTGATCCCGCTGGACCCGCCCCGCAACGGCACGGGCGACACCATCGCCGCGCTGTTCCTGGGGCAGATGCTGCGCGGCGCCAGCCCGGCGCAGGCCCTCAGCCTCGCCATGAGCGCCCTGTATGCCCTGCTGGACGTCACCCACCGCGCCGGCACCCGCGAGATTCAGCTGGTGGCCGCGCAGAACGAGTTCGTGCAGCCCACCCAGGTCTTCCCGGCCGAGCAGGTTCAGGGCGGCGTGGCGTGACGCCCGACCCGGCCGTGCTGGCCTACCTGCAGGAGGCCTTCGAGATGGCCCGCGCCGGGCAGACGGCGCGGCTGGAGCAGATGCTGGCCGCCGGCCTGCCGGTGAACGTCCGCAACCAGAACGGAGACACCCTGCTGATGCTGGCCGCCTACCACGGGCACGCGGCGGTCGTGGCGCGGCTGCTGGCCGCCGGCGCCGTCCCCGACACCCGCAACGACCGCGGTCAGAGCCCGCTGGAAGCCGCGGCCTTCCGCGGCGACCTGGACGTGGCCAGGTCGCTGCTGGACGCCGGCGCGGACGTGAACGCCGCCAGCCCCGCCGGCAAGACCCCGCTGATGATGGCCGCCATGTTCGGCCGCGCCGATCTGGCCGACCTGCTGCTGGACCGCGGCGCGGACCTGCACGCCCGGGACGCCGCCGGGCTGGGCATCCCGGACGCCGCCCGGCTGATGGGCGCGACCGACCTGGCCGCCGCGCTTCAGGCCCGGCTGGACACCCGCACGCCGTAACGCGCGGCCCGCCCTCTCAGGGGTGCTGCCGGGGCGGCAGGGCCGCCCGCAGGAACCAGAAGTTCCCCAGCGACCGGATGACCTCCACGAACTCCTCGATGCTCACCGGCTTGGGGATGTACGCGTTGGCGTGCAGGTTGTAACTGCGCCAGATGTCCGTCTCCGCGCGGGAGGTCGTCAGGACGATCACGGGAATGGTGCGCAGGTGCTCGTCTTCCTTCAGCACGTCCAGCAGTTCCAGGCCGGACATGCGCGGCATGTTCAGGTCCAGCAGGATCACGTCCGGGCGCACGCCGGCCTGACCGGCACTGCCACGCAGGACCTCCAGGGCGTCCACGCCGTCCCGGGCGGTGTGCAGGGCGTGCGGGAAATCGGCCTCCTCGAAGGCCTCCTCGGTCAGGAGCACGTCGGCGGGGTTGTCCTCGACCAGCAGGATCTGAATGGGTTTCATCGGGGGACCTCGTCAGGAGTGCGTGTTGGGGGGGCGGGGGCCGGGGGCCGGCAGGAGCGCCGCTCCGGGCAGCGCCGCGCTGCCCGTGGACGGCGCCGGGGAGCGGTGATCGGGAATGCTGAAGTGGAAGGTGCTGCCCTCGCCGGGCGTGCTCTCCAGCCACAGGTCGCCACCGTGCTGTTCGATGGCGCTGCGGGCCACGGCCAGCCCGATGCCGCTGCCGCTGTACTCCTCCAGGGTGTGCAGCCGCTGGAACACCCCGAAGATCCGCTCGAAGTACTGCGGCTCGATGCCGATGCCGTTGTCCTGCACGTGAAACACCCATCGGCCCGGCTCGCGGGTGGCGGACACCCGGATGACCGGCGCGCGGGCCGGCCCGCGGAACTTCACGGCGTTGGCGATCAGGTTCTGGAACACGTGGCGCAGCAGGTCGGCGTTCGCGGTCAGGATCGGCAGCAGCCCGAACTCCACCGCCGCGCCCGCCTCCTGGATGGGCGTGTGCAGATCCTGCACCACGTCATGCGCCAGGGTGCGGGTGTCCACCGGGGTGAAGGTCCGCTGCTCCTGGCCCTGGCGCACCCGGGAGAACGCCAGCAGGTCCTGGATGAGGGTCTTGAGCCGCGCGGTGGCGGAGGTGGTGAAGGCGATGTACCGGTCGGCGCGCTCGTCGAGCTGCCCGGCGTAGCGCTTGGCGAGCAGTTCGGTGTAACTGCCGATGGTCCGCAGGGGTTCTTGCAGGTCGTGGCTGGCCACGTACGCGAACTGCTCCAGTTCCCGGTTGCTGCGCCTCAGCTGCTCGTTGGTGGTTTCCAGCGTCTGCGCGGCCTGCGCGAGTTGAGCCTCGCGGTCCTGCACGGCGCGGGCCATCACGTGAACCTGCCCGCTCAGGGCGTCCAGTTCGCGCACGCCGGCGTGCGGCAGGCGCGTGTCGTACTGCCCGGCGGCGATCTCCTGCGCGCCGGCGTTCAGGGCGTCCAGCACGGTCGTGATCCGCCGGGCGCCGCGCAGCACCGTGAGCAGCAGCGTCAGGCCGCTGGTGAGCAGGCCCGCGATCGCCAGCAGGCGCACGGTGTTCAGGGTCTCGGTGCCGGCCTGCACCGCCTGCGACAGCCGGACGTTTTCCCGGCCGCGCATCTCCGCGATCAGCGCCCGCAGGGCCTCCATGCGGCTCTTGCCGTCCTCGTTCGCCACGAGCGCCACGGCGTCCCCCAGCGAACGCTGCCGGGCGGTGATCTCCGGCTCGGCGGAGAACTCCCGCCAGTCGTTCATCATCGCCAGGGCGCGGCCCGTGTTCGTGCGCTGCTGCTCGGTGGCCGCCTGCTGTTCCAGCTCGGCGGCGTGCTGCTGGAAGGCGATCACGCCGTCCAGGTAGGGCTTGAGGAAGTCCGGGTGGCCGGTGATCACGTACCCGCGCTGCCCGGACTCCATGTCCGAGGTGTCGCGCGCCAGGGAACTGAGCAGTACCAGCCGGGCGTGCGCGGCGTTCACCTGCGTGGTCGCGCGGGCGTTGCGGTCCACGCCGGTCACGACCGCCGCGCCCACGCCCAGCAGCAGCACGAACGGCAGCAGGAAGGGCCGCAGCAGCAGGTCCCGCAGCAGCACCCCGCGCGGGCGCACGGACGTCGCGTCGGGCCGCAGCAGGGCCGGGGTGGGTGCAGGCCGCGGCGCGTCCCCCGGCGCCGGGGCGGGCGCGGGGGAAGGGGAGGGCAGGCGCGCGCCTGTCTCGTTCTGCACCCGGCGATTCTAGAGCAGTGGCCCGGGACGTCCCGGACCGGCATCCGCACAGGGTTTGTTGAACCGGGTACAGCGGACGCTACACTTCCGGGCATGACCACCCGCGCCAGCGGCGCCGCGCCCGTCCGCCTCACCCGGCAGGGCCCGGTCGCCACCCTGACCCTCACCCCCCCCAAGGGCGCCCTGGGCCCCGACTTCTGGCCGGCCGTGCCCGCCGCCCTGGCCGGCCTCGGGGACGCCCGCGTGCTGATCGTGCGCGGCGAGCACCTGTTCAGCGTGGGCCTGGACGTCAAGGCCACCGCCCCGCAGCTCGCGCCCCTGATCGGCAGCGAGGCCGGCTTCCTGGACGCCGTGCAGGCCATGCACGGCGCCATCGAGGCCCTGGCCGCCCTGCCCGTCCCGGTGATCGCGGCCGTGCACGGGTGGTGCATCGGCGCGGGCCTGGAACTGATCAGCGCCTGCGACCTGCGGCTGTGCAGCGCCGACGCCCGCTTCAGCCTGCCCGAGGTGAAGCTGGGCATCACCGCCGACCTGGGCGGCCTGCAACGCCTGCCGCGCCTGATCGGCCTGGGCCGCGCCGCGCACCTCGCCCTGACCGCCGAACCCATCGATGCCCTCACCGCCGAACGCTGGGGCCTGGTCACCGAGGTGCCCGACACCCCGGACGCCCTGTTCGCCCGCGCCGACGCGCTGGCCGGTCAGCTGGCCACCCTGCCGGCCGCCGCGCTGGAAGGCACCAAACGCAGCCTGCACGACCCCGCGCCCCACCACGAGGCCATGCTGGGCGCCGTGCGCTGGAACGCCCGGCACATGAGCGTCGAGGCCCTCGCCGCCGCCCTCAAGAAATGACCCCCCAAGGAGCCCCCATGACCCTTCCCGCCGGTACGCCCGACAGCACCTTCCGCCCCGACCTCCTGGCCGGCAAGCACGCCCTGATCACCGGGGGCGGCAGCGGCATCAACCTTGGCATCGCCCAGAGTTTCGCCGCGCACGGCTGCGCCGTGACCCTGCTGGGCCGCAACCTGGACAAGGCCCAGCGCGCCGCGCAGGGCATCGTGCAGGCCGGCGGGCGGGCGCTGGGCGTCAGCGCCGACGTGCGCGACTACGCCGCCATGGAAGCCGCTGTGGCGCAGGCCGTGGCCGAATTCGGGGCCCTGGACATCGTGCTGGCCGGCGCCGCCGGGAACTTCCCCGCGCCGGTGGACGGCATTTCCCCCAACGGCTTCAGGACGGTGGTGGACATCGACCTGATCGGCACGTACCACACCATCAAGGCCGCCGCCCCGCACCTGAACACCCCGGGCGGGAACGTCCTGAGCATCAGCGCGTACGGCGTGCCCGTGCCCATGCAGGCGCACGTCGTCGCCGCGAAGGCCGGCGTGGACCAGCTCACCCGCACCCTGGCCATCGAGTGGGGCCTGCGCGGCATCCGCGTGAACGCCATCGTGCCCGGCCCCATCGACGGCACCGAGGGCATGGCCCGGCTCGCACCGGACGAGAAGACCCGCCAGCGCTTCATGGGCACCGTGCCCCTGGGCCGCTTCGGGGTGCCGCAGGACATCGCCAACGCTGCCCTCTTCCTGGTCTCCGACGCCGCCAGTTACGTGACCGGCGTGATTCTCCCGGTGGACGGCGGGCAGAACATGCTGGGCGGCGCCCCCCAGTACCAGATGTACCAGCAGATGGGCCTTGCCCTGCCCGGCAAGAAAGAAGGCTGAGCAAAGGGAAGCCGGAACCGCGGGGGACTCCCCTCATGGCTCCGGTTCTGTGGGCCTGTTACAGCGGAATCGCCTGGGTGCGCCGCGCGTGCCGGTACAGCCCCAGGTAGATCGCCAGCACGCTCAGCCCGTACATCACTAGCGTCCACGCGAACAGCAGGTCGAAGGCCGGCCCGAACGGCACGCGGCCCCGCACCACCCCGGACAGGATGCTGCTCACCGCCCAGCCCAGGTCCCAGGCGATCACGTTCACCGCCGAGTACATGGGCCGGTCCTCCTCCGGCAGGGCCGTCATGGCGTACGCGCTGTACACCGGCCCGGCCGCGTTCATCAGCGCCCCGCGCGTGAACAGCGCCACCGTGACCATCCACAGTTCCGGCGCGAAGCCCAGCAGCGCCAGGAAGGGCAGGCTGCTCGCCTGCACCACCAGCACCGCCCGGAGCTGCCCCAGCGACCGGACCAGCAGCGGCTGCAGCAGCGCCGTGACCGCCGTGGCCAGGCTCATCCAGGCGAACAGCGTGCCCAGGCTCGCGTAATCCACCTTGAACTTCCCCTCGATAAACACGTTCAGGAAGGGAATCGTGGCCCCGGCGCCCAGGCCCACCAGCACGTTCGGCATCACCAGCCGCGCCATGGTGCGCTTGTCCCGCACCGCGAAACTCCGGCCCTCCCGGGTGGTCTTCCCGGTGGGTTTCAGGCCCAGCACCGGCAGCAGCCCCAGCAGCTGGAAGGCAGTCGCCACCAGCAGCGCCGCGCGCAGCGCCCCCAGTCCGTCCGGTTCGGTCAGCGTGGCCTGCGCGTACAGGTCCGGCACTCGGCCCCCCAGCAGGTTCCCCACGAAGCCCGCCCCGGTCATCAGGGCGCTCTGCACGCTGAACAGCGTCACGCGGGTCTCCTCGGTGCTGTTGTTCGCCATGAACGGCGACCCCGCCACCACGCTCAGCGCCGCGCCCGCCCCCTGCACCAGCGCGCCCACCACCGCCATGCCCGGCCCCGACGCGGTCGCCAGGATCAGCGTGCCCACCAGACTCAGCGCCGCCCCGACCTTCAGGGTGTGCGCGTTGCTGATCCGCCGTGCCAGCGCCACCGCCGGCAGGCTCAGCAGCGCCAGCGTCAGCGCCGGCAGCGCATTCAGGAAGCCCTGCCACTCCGCACCCAGCCCCAGCGCCCGCAGGTAGAAATTCAGGAAGAGTGCCGCGAACGCCTGCGCCAGCCCGAAACTGAACGCCGACGCCAGGTACAGCCACACCTGCCGGGAAAACCGCCACTTCATACCGGCCCCACCTCGCCGCGCGCCGCCCGGCCCCCGCCCAGCTCAGACGACCGCATCGGTCACCCCGATCTTCGGACAGAAGCCCGCCAGCCGGCACGCCCCGCACGCCGGCTTCCGCGCGAAGCACACCCGCCGCCCGTGCAGGATCAGGCCGTGGTGCATGAACACCCACCGCTCCCGCGGAAACAGCCGCTCCAGGTCCGCCTCCACCTTGTCCGGGTTCGTCTGCGCGCTCAGGCCCAGCCGCCGCGCCAGCCGCCCCACGTGCGTGTCCACCGCGATCGCCGGGTACCCGTACGCGTTGCTCAGCACCACGTTCGCGGTCTTGCGGCCCGCGCCGGGCAGCGCCACCACCGCGTCGAAATCATTCGGGACCTCGCCCCCGTGCCGCTCCACCAGCAGCCGCGCCAGCGCCGCCAGGTTCCTCGCCTTCGCGCGGTACAGCCCGATCCGCCGGATCAGCGGCTCGATCTCCTCCGGCTCCGCCACGCTCATCGCGTGCGCATCCGGGAAGCGCGCGAACAACGCCGGGGTCGCCAGATTCACACTCACGTCCGTCGCCTGCGCCGACAGGACCGTCGCCACCAGCAGTTCGAACGGATTGCGGAAATCCAGCTCACAGCGGGCGTCCGGGTACAGCTCGGACAGCCCGGCCAGCACCAGCGGCGCACGGGCCTTCGCCCCACGCGGCAAACGGGCCGGCAGGGCAGATCGGAGGGAAGCGGCAGACGTCACAGCCACCCAGCCTACGCCCGCAATTTCCACGCGCATGTGAACGCCCCCGGAAGTAAGCCGGAACGCTTAGCCGCCCCGGCCCGTACTGGAGGACATGAGGGTGCTCTCCATGATCTGCGGCGTGCTTGCCGCCCTGGGCCTGCTGCTGGGCCTGCTCCCCATGTTCGGTTGGCTGAACTGGTTCTTCGTGCTGCCCCCCGCCCTGCTCGGCGTGATGTTCGGCGCCCTCAGCCGCGACCGCAGCGCCATGACCTTCAACATCGTGATCTTGGCCGTCGCCGCGCTGCGCCTGCTGCTGGGCGGCGGCGTGATCTGACCCACCCTTGCGTGAACCCCAGGCCTCTGCTACCCTATTTGGGCCTTCCGAGAGGAAGCACGGGTTCTTAGCTCAGTTGGTAGAGCGGCGGTCTCCAAAACCGTAGGTCGAGGGTTCAAGTCCTTCAGGGCCCGCCAGACACACCCCCACATGAACTGTGGGGGTGTTCTTTTGTCACCGCGGTTTTTCTTTCAGACACGGCTGGCGAAGAACTGGTGACCCCGCATCCCCGGCGCTCTTTACCAATCAGTGAGAGAGGGCACCTGAATCGAACTTCGTCAGGTGCCCTCTCGTGCGTCGCCGATCCCGCCCTTATTTACGTGGGGACGCCGGCTTCCTCGAAGGTGCGCATCTCCCGCAGGGTGGCCGCCGCCGACAGCAGCAGCGGCGCCGCCAGCACGCCCCCGGTACCTTCGCCCAGGCGCAGCCCCAGGCGGAACATGGGCGTGAGGCCCAGGTGCCGCAGCTGCGCCGCGTGCCCGATCTCCGCGCACTCGCCGGCGGGGAACAGGTACTCCCGCAGGTGGGGGGCCAGGGCCGCGCCCACCAGGGCGGCACTGCCTTCCACGAACCCGTCCAGGATCACGGCCCGGCGGCTCGCGGCGGCCTGCAGCATCACGCCCAGCATCGCCGCGATCTCGTACCCGCCGAACTCGGCCAGGACGTCCAGGGGGTCCGTGGTGCCGGTCCGCGCCAGGGCTTCCTTGATCACCGCCACCTTGTGCGCCAGGGTCCGGTCGTCCACGCCGGTGCCGCGCCCGGTCACGTCGGCCGGGTCGGCGTTCAGCAGCCGGGCCGTGATCGCCGCGGCCGGGGTGGTGTTCCCGATGCCCATCTCCCCGGGGATCAGGACGTCCGCGCCGTCGGCGATGGCCTGCCGCGCCAGGGCCGCGCCCGCCAGGACCAGCGTCTCCGTTTCCTCGCGGGTCATGGCGGCCGTCACGCGCAGGTTCCGCGTGCCGCGCCGCACCGCGTGCCGGTGCAACTGCGGGTGGTCCGGCAGGTCCGCGTTCACGCCGGCGTCCATGACGTACACGCGCGCGCCCACCGTCCGGGCGATGG from Deinococcus ficus includes:
- a CDS encoding Ppx/GppA phosphatase family protein, encoding MKVAVADVGTNSSHLLLAEAAGSGYRVLDALKDRTALGECLDEAGNLTPEGEDRLAGALTRFRELSGAAGIPEVRVYATSALREAPNGQAVAQRMRERTGLYPAIISGEREGHLTYLGAAHSVEFGPDTLLLDLGGGSLEFARGGPEAPTDVLSLPVGAIRMTRAFLRHDPPPAREVQALQAHVQDLLRPHVSRFAAQPGTRVVLSSGTAEAAAVALNAAHTKATLAGPDGSVNGVSFTVAALGGLLDRTRALRPGARLKVPGFEKRAGTIVAGLAVLHAALDLLGVREVTVSEGALREGMLIEELAQLSAFTGGLSLRQRSVLATAERFGANLAHAGHVAQLARDLLAALARTGESFPDEARPLLTAAAALHETGQIVSQSAHHKHAAYLIRHTDLRGFSPRERELIAQVARYHRRSPPKASHADFAALPAADQALVSRLAAVLRVADGLDRAHAGGTQFRELRRARAEDGWTLHVTGATPLDLAGAREKADLWTREFGPLTFRNL
- the pdxY gene encoding pyridoxal kinase PdxY encodes the protein MTAATPAPTVPRNILSIQSWVAYGHVGNAAAVFPLQRLGFEVWAVNTVQFSNHTGYGAWTGSVFPPELVAELLDGIEARGALPGCDAVLSGYMGSEGTVAAVADAVRRVRAANPAALYCCDPVMGDVGRGVFVRPELPDLIAAQALPAADIVTPNQFELELLTGHAVHTLDDALTAAHVLRGRLNPGGPRVVVVTSLIREDAPEGGIETLAVTGDGAWLCRTPLIPLDPPRNGTGDTIAALFLGQMLRGASPAQALSLAMSALYALLDVTHRAGTREIQLVAAQNEFVQPTQVFPAEQVQGGVA
- a CDS encoding ankyrin repeat domain-containing protein; the protein is MTPDPAVLAYLQEAFEMARAGQTARLEQMLAAGLPVNVRNQNGDTLLMLAAYHGHAAVVARLLAAGAVPDTRNDRGQSPLEAAAFRGDLDVARSLLDAGADVNAASPAGKTPLMMAAMFGRADLADLLLDRGADLHARDAAGLGIPDAARLMGATDLAAALQARLDTRTP
- a CDS encoding response regulator, with amino-acid sequence MKPIQILLVEDNPADVLLTEEAFEEADFPHALHTARDGVDALEVLRGSAGQAGVRPDVILLDLNMPRMSGLELLDVLKEDEHLRTIPVIVLTTSRAETDIWRSYNLHANAYIPKPVSIEEFVEVIRSLGNFWFLRAALPPRQHP
- a CDS encoding sensor histidine kinase codes for the protein MQNETGARLPSPSPAPAPAPGDAPRPAPTPALLRPDATSVRPRGVLLRDLLLRPFLLPFVLLLGVGAAVVTGVDRNARATTQVNAAHARLVLLSSLARDTSDMESGQRGYVITGHPDFLKPYLDGVIAFQQHAAELEQQAATEQQRTNTGRALAMMNDWREFSAEPEITARQRSLGDAVALVANEDGKSRMEALRALIAEMRGRENVRLSQAVQAGTETLNTVRLLAIAGLLTSGLTLLLTVLRGARRITTVLDALNAGAQEIAAGQYDTRLPHAGVRELDALSGQVHVMARAVQDREAQLAQAAQTLETTNEQLRRSNRELEQFAYVASHDLQEPLRTIGSYTELLAKRYAGQLDERADRYIAFTTSATARLKTLIQDLLAFSRVRQGQEQRTFTPVDTRTLAHDVVQDLHTPIQEAGAAVEFGLLPILTANADLLRHVFQNLIANAVKFRGPARAPVIRVSATREPGRWVFHVQDNGIGIEPQYFERIFGVFQRLHTLEEYSGSGIGLAVARSAIEQHGGDLWLESTPGEGSTFHFSIPDHRSPAPSTGSAALPGAALLPAPGPRPPNTHS
- a CDS encoding enoyl-CoA hydratase-related protein, producing the protein MTTRASGAAPVRLTRQGPVATLTLTPPKGALGPDFWPAVPAALAGLGDARVLIVRGEHLFSVGLDVKATAPQLAPLIGSEAGFLDAVQAMHGAIEALAALPVPVIAAVHGWCIGAGLELISACDLRLCSADARFSLPEVKLGITADLGGLQRLPRLIGLGRAAHLALTAEPIDALTAERWGLVTEVPDTPDALFARADALAGQLATLPAAALEGTKRSLHDPAPHHEAMLGAVRWNARHMSVEALAAALKK
- a CDS encoding SDR family oxidoreductase, translating into MTLPAGTPDSTFRPDLLAGKHALITGGGSGINLGIAQSFAAHGCAVTLLGRNLDKAQRAAQGIVQAGGRALGVSADVRDYAAMEAAVAQAVAEFGALDIVLAGAAGNFPAPVDGISPNGFRTVVDIDLIGTYHTIKAAAPHLNTPGGNVLSISAYGVPVPMQAHVVAAKAGVDQLTRTLAIEWGLRGIRVNAIVPGPIDGTEGMARLAPDEKTRQRFMGTVPLGRFGVPQDIANAALFLVSDAASYVTGVILPVDGGQNMLGGAPQYQMYQQMGLALPGKKEG
- a CDS encoding MFS transporter, with translation MKWRFSRQVWLYLASAFSFGLAQAFAALFLNFYLRALGLGAEWQGFLNALPALTLALLSLPAVALARRISNAHTLKVGAALSLVGTLILATASGPGMAVVGALVQGAGAALSVVAGSPFMANNSTEETRVTLFSVQSALMTGAGFVGNLLGGRVPDLYAQATLTEPDGLGALRAALLVATAFQLLGLLPVLGLKPTGKTTREGRSFAVRDKRTMARLVMPNVLVGLGAGATIPFLNVFIEGKFKVDYASLGTLFAWMSLATAVTALLQPLLVRSLGQLRAVLVVQASSLPFLALLGFAPELWMVTVALFTRGALMNAAGPVYSAYAMTALPEEDRPMYSAVNVIAWDLGWAVSSILSGVVRGRVPFGPAFDLLFAWTLVMYGLSVLAIYLGLYRHARRTQAIPL
- the nth gene encoding endonuclease III, which encodes MTSAASLRSALPARLPRGAKARAPLVLAGLSELYPDARCELDFRNPFELLVATVLSAQATDVSVNLATPALFARFPDAHAMSVAEPEEIEPLIRRIGLYRAKARNLAALARLLVERHGGEVPNDFDAVVALPGAGRKTANVVLSNAYGYPAIAVDTHVGRLARRLGLSAQTNPDKVEADLERLFPRERWVFMHHGLILHGRRVCFARKPACGACRLAGFCPKIGVTDAVV
- the cobT gene encoding nicotinate-nucleotide--dimethylbenzimidazole phosphoribosyltransferase, translating into MNHDLSTLIQSILPADTGAMAHAQARQAQLTKPAGALGDLETLSVRLAGVFGTPTPHPRGVAVIVAAGDHGAALDGVSAYPPEVTPMMVMNFLADTPCGAGGAAVNAIARTVGARVYVMDAGVNADLPDHPQLHRHAVRRGTRNLRVTAAMTREETETLVLAGAALARQAIADGADVLIPGEMGIGNTTPAAAITARLLNADPADVTGRGTGVDDRTLAHKVAVIKEALARTGTTDPLDVLAEFGGYEIAAMLGVMLQAAASRRAVILDGFVEGSAALVGAALAPHLREYLFPAGECAEIGHAAQLRHLGLTPMFRLGLRLGEGTGGVLAAPLLLSAAATLREMRTFEEAGVPT